The Collimonas fungivorans Ter331 genome has a segment encoding these proteins:
- a CDS encoding flagellar hook-length control protein FliK: MNGGTPLITDIEAIANDTRLPSRAAVERQLGIDPGQPAQPGNPRLAPGAADGASLSAVARVISELLGTTPAKGEAVNGSTPLWPAVAAPISGPDPQQLAAALARSVAGSGLFYESHLLQFFTGERSLAQLLHEPQAQLMLSPAAADADAAAAPVLAPSHATASIAVEAIPLVRQQLELLALSQFRWSGEAWPGAGMEWEITEQGRRQPDDSAPRSWSTSLSMTLPRLGRIELRLSLAGHSWRAELGAAEAATLGSMQAGSAQLLQRFSVAGLHLSGLQVAQLPQAGLDNPLDTKNDNKNK, encoded by the coding sequence ATGAACGGCGGCACGCCCCTGATCACCGACATCGAAGCGATTGCTAACGATACCCGGTTGCCGTCGCGCGCAGCAGTCGAGCGCCAGCTCGGGATCGATCCCGGCCAGCCGGCCCAGCCGGGCAATCCCAGGCTGGCGCCGGGCGCTGCTGACGGCGCCAGCTTGAGCGCGGTTGCGCGCGTCATCAGCGAACTGCTGGGAACGACGCCGGCCAAGGGCGAGGCGGTAAACGGCAGCACGCCGCTGTGGCCGGCTGTCGCCGCACCGATATCGGGTCCGGATCCACAGCAACTGGCGGCTGCCCTGGCGCGCAGCGTTGCCGGCAGCGGCCTGTTTTACGAATCCCACCTGTTGCAATTTTTCACCGGCGAGCGCTCGCTGGCCCAGTTGCTGCACGAGCCGCAGGCGCAGCTGATGCTGTCGCCGGCGGCGGCCGATGCAGACGCTGCCGCCGCTCCCGTCCTCGCTCCTAGCCATGCCACGGCCAGCATCGCCGTCGAAGCGATTCCCCTGGTGCGCCAGCAGCTTGAGCTGTTGGCGCTGTCGCAATTCCGCTGGAGCGGCGAAGCCTGGCCGGGCGCCGGCATGGAATGGGAAATTACAGAGCAGGGGCGGCGCCAGCCCGACGACAGCGCGCCGCGCAGCTGGAGCACCTCCCTGAGCATGACCTTGCCCCGGCTCGGCCGCATCGAATTGCGCCTGAGCCTGGCGGGCCATAGCTGGCGTGCCGAACTGGGCGCGGCTGAGGCGGCGACACTCGGCTCCATGCAGGCCGGCAGCGCGCAACTGCTGCAGCGATTCTCTGTGGCCGGCCTGCATTTGAGCGGTTTGCAAGTGGCGCAATTGCCACAAGCCGGCTTGGATAATCCATTGGATACAAAAAATGACAACAAAAACAAATAA
- a CDS encoding flagellar protein FliT, with the protein MTPQHEVMECYEKIAPLTGRMLESARAGDWDGLVQLGQQFRSWVERLKGIELVEPLEPLQLVRKHSLLSRILADDAKIRDILTPELAQLSSLLGNMHRQQHLNHAYGQ; encoded by the coding sequence ATGACGCCCCAACATGAAGTGATGGAATGCTACGAAAAGATCGCGCCGCTGACCGGCCGCATGCTGGAATCGGCGCGGGCCGGCGATTGGGATGGCCTGGTGCAGCTGGGGCAGCAGTTCCGTTCCTGGGTTGAACGCTTGAAGGGCATCGAGTTGGTGGAACCCCTGGAGCCGCTGCAGCTGGTGCGCAAGCACAGCCTGCTGAGCCGGATCCTGGCCGACGATGCAAAAATCCGCGATATCCTGACGCCGGAGCTGGCGCAGTTGAGCAGCCTGCTGGGCAATATGCATCGGCAGCAGCATCTCAACCATGCTTACGGCCAGTAA
- the fliS gene encoding flagellar export chaperone FliS produces MYTSSAAAPIPNPGARAYARIGIESAVMSASPQQLLTMLFDGAKAAISMARHHMASGDVVAKGNAISKAVSIIDSGLKASLDAEAGGSAGAELAANLSALYDYINQRLLYANLRNDPALLEEADRLLENIASAWREISDGSNGARINDLPARG; encoded by the coding sequence ATGTATACATCTTCAGCCGCCGCGCCAATACCCAACCCAGGCGCCCGCGCCTATGCCAGGATCGGCATCGAGAGCGCAGTCATGAGCGCTTCACCGCAGCAGCTGCTGACCATGCTGTTCGACGGCGCCAAGGCTGCCATCAGCATGGCGCGCCACCATATGGCGAGCGGCGATGTTGTCGCCAAGGGCAACGCCATTTCGAAAGCGGTCAGCATCATCGACAGCGGCCTCAAGGCCAGCCTGGATGCCGAGGCCGGCGGCAGCGCCGGCGCCGAGCTGGCGGCCAACCTGTCGGCGCTGTACGACTATATCAACCAGCGCCTGCTGTACGCCAACCTGCGTAACGATCCTGCATTGCTGGAGGAGGCCGACCGGCTGCTGGAAAACATCGCTTCGGCCTGGCGCGAGATCAGCGACGGCTCAAACGGCGCGCGGATCAACGATCTTCCGGCAAGGGGATGA
- a CDS encoding FliC/FljB family flagellin, whose translation MSVINTNILSLVAQNNLTKSASSLSSAIQRLSSGMRINSAKDDAAGQAIANRFTANITGLTQASRNANDGISLAQTTEGALTEVNNNLQRIRELSVQAASGTNSSSDLQSIQDEVTQRLKEIDRISSQTDFNGVKVLAANQTLNIQVGANDGQTIGIDLQKIDSTALKLNTLNLAGPSGATAAMTPTGKDNTGASVAVAAGGFTAVNRDAAAGFTATVADLVTDARGNTYVKNGANFYAATVTVADATQGATAATPTATVTYDSSKSLTAASGSPLTAMDSALSQVDSLRSSLGAVQNRFASTIANLGTTVTNLSSSRSGIQDADYATEVSNMTRSQILQQAGTSVLAKANQSTQSVLTLLQ comes from the coding sequence ATGTCTGTCATCAATACCAATATTCTTTCGCTGGTAGCGCAAAACAACCTCACCAAATCGGCATCTTCGCTGAGCTCGGCCATCCAGCGCCTGTCTTCCGGCATGCGCATCAACAGCGCCAAGGACGACGCTGCTGGCCAGGCTATTGCGAATCGTTTCACCGCCAACATCACCGGCCTGACACAGGCATCGCGCAACGCCAACGACGGCATCTCGCTGGCGCAAACCACTGAAGGCGCGCTGACTGAAGTCAACAACAACCTGCAGCGTATCCGTGAACTGTCGGTGCAAGCCGCCAGCGGCACCAACTCTTCCAGCGACCTGCAATCGATCCAGGACGAAGTCACCCAGCGCCTGAAAGAAATCGACCGCATCTCGTCGCAAACCGACTTCAACGGCGTCAAGGTCCTCGCGGCCAACCAGACCCTGAACATCCAGGTCGGCGCCAACGACGGCCAGACCATCGGCATCGATTTGCAAAAGATCGATTCGACTGCGCTGAAGCTGAACACGCTGAACCTGGCTGGTCCTTCCGGCGCGACAGCTGCCATGACGCCTACCGGCAAGGACAACACCGGTGCTTCGGTCGCCGTGGCCGCCGGCGGCTTCACTGCCGTCAACCGTGACGCTGCCGCCGGCTTCACCGCGACAGTCGCCGACCTGGTGACCGATGCGCGTGGCAATACTTACGTCAAGAACGGCGCCAACTTCTACGCCGCCACTGTGACCGTGGCTGATGCGACTCAAGGCGCAACTGCAGCGACGCCGACAGCCACCGTGACTTATGACTCGTCGAAATCGCTGACAGCCGCCAGCGGCAGCCCGCTGACAGCAATGGACAGCGCCTTGTCGCAAGTTGACAGCCTGCGCAGCTCGCTGGGCGCTGTGCAAAACCGTTTTGCCTCGACTATCGCCAACCTGGGCACGACAGTCACCAACCTGTCTTCCTCGCGTTCCGGTATCCAGGATGCAGACTACGCGACTGAAGTGTCGAACATGACGCGTTCGCAGATCCTGCAACAGGCAGGCACTTCGGTGCTGGCGAAAGCGAACCAGTCGACACAAAGCGTTTTGACATTGCTGCAATAA
- the fliD gene encoding flagellar filament capping protein FliD, producing the protein MTLVTNLGAASGLPLATLLSSITVSENMPLTAMSNQQSAYNAKLSAYGVIQNALSTLQAAAAQLGNPTLFQNVTATSSATSVLSATATATAGAGSYAINVSQLAQAQSLATGGVASTTAGIGSGTVTLQFGSISGGTLDPASGKYSGATFTADSTRAAASVTIDSSNNTLTGIRDAINKNKDLGVTATIVNDGSNTPNRLVLTSTQTGAASTMKISVSGDAALSNLLANDPAGTQNLQQTVEGKNAQMTVNGIAVTSASNTVKEAVQGVTMTLTGIGASSLSLQSNTATVQAAISNFVTTYNSLQTLTKQYTAFNTAAQTQAPLTGDATLRNIQTRIRDTMNTPQPPSGSGAPLTMLAQIGVTFQADGTMAIDSTKLTSALSTNLSGVQNLFSSTSGATGFGSTMSTLLTGFTSSNGPLKSATDGLNSSLKTLATQMTSTQSLISTTIARYTKQFTDLDTLIAGMNQTSSYLTQQFAAINGTTTSK; encoded by the coding sequence ATGACTTTAGTTACCAACCTGGGAGCGGCATCCGGGCTGCCGCTGGCAACTTTACTGAGCAGCATCACAGTCTCCGAAAACATGCCGCTCACAGCCATGAGCAACCAGCAAAGCGCGTACAACGCCAAGCTGTCGGCATACGGTGTCATACAGAACGCGCTGAGCACATTGCAGGCGGCGGCAGCTCAGCTGGGAAATCCAACCCTGTTCCAGAATGTGACGGCGACCTCGAGCGCTACCTCGGTGCTGAGCGCAACCGCGACTGCCACCGCCGGCGCGGGAAGCTACGCAATCAACGTCAGCCAGCTGGCGCAAGCGCAGTCGCTGGCAACCGGCGGCGTCGCCAGCACCACTGCCGGCATTGGCAGCGGCACCGTCACCCTGCAGTTCGGCAGCATCTCGGGCGGCACGCTGGATCCGGCGTCCGGCAAATACAGCGGAGCGACGTTTACTGCAGACAGCACGCGCGCGGCGGCGTCGGTCACTATCGATTCCAGCAACAACACGCTGACAGGCATCCGTGACGCGATCAATAAAAACAAGGATCTTGGCGTCACGGCCACCATTGTCAACGACGGCAGCAACACGCCGAACCGCCTGGTGCTGACTTCGACCCAGACCGGTGCGGCTTCCACCATGAAGATCAGCGTGAGCGGCGATGCGGCGCTGTCGAACCTGCTGGCCAACGATCCTGCCGGCACGCAGAACCTGCAGCAGACCGTGGAAGGAAAGAATGCGCAGATGACAGTCAACGGCATTGCTGTCACCAGCGCCAGCAACACCGTCAAGGAAGCAGTGCAGGGCGTGACCATGACGCTGACCGGCATCGGCGCCAGCAGCTTGTCGTTGCAAAGCAATACCGCGACCGTGCAGGCTGCGATTTCGAATTTTGTCACTACCTATAACAGCCTGCAGACCCTCACCAAGCAATACACGGCTTTCAATACGGCGGCGCAGACGCAGGCGCCGCTGACCGGCGACGCGACCTTGCGCAATATCCAGACCCGCATCCGCGACACCATGAACACCCCGCAACCGCCCAGCGGCAGCGGCGCACCCTTGACCATGCTGGCGCAGATCGGCGTGACGTTCCAGGCCGACGGCACCATGGCGATCGATTCGACCAAGCTGACCAGCGCCCTCAGTACCAATCTGAGCGGCGTGCAGAACCTGTTTTCCAGCACTTCCGGCGCCACCGGCTTCGGTTCCACCATGTCGACCCTGCTTACCGGTTTCACGTCCAGCAACGGGCCGCTGAAGTCAGCCACCGACGGTCTGAACAGTTCCTTGAAAACGCTGGCGACGCAGATGACCAGCACGCAGTCGTTGATCAGCACGACGATTGCGCGCTATACCAAGCAATTTACCGATCTTGACACGCTGATCGCCGGCATGAACCAGACCAGCAGCTACCTGACCCAGCAATTTGCCGCCATCAACGGCACTACTACTTCCAAATAA
- the fliG gene encoding flagellar motor switch protein FliG: MSDDGTRKSAILLMSLGEDGAAAVFQHLSPQDVQKLGMAMSKLRQVTREQIAEVMEEFRLETEQFSALNLDSSGYIRAVLNKALGSDRAASLIEDILESGNNSTNGIDTLNWLEANEVAELIRDEHPQIIATLLVHLDRSKASEVLELFTERLRHDVILRVATFGGVQPAALSELTDVLSGLLSGQGVKRSRLGGVRAAAEILNLMSSTQEESVIQHVREHDGDLAQRIIDEMFLFENLLEIEDRGIQLLLKEVESESLIIALKGAAPELREKFLRNMSQRAAEMLREDLEVRGPVRVSQVEGEQKNILQIVRRLADSGEIVIGGQGNDAYV; the protein is encoded by the coding sequence ATGAGTGACGACGGAACCAGAAAAAGCGCCATCCTGCTGATGTCGCTGGGCGAAGACGGCGCCGCCGCCGTGTTCCAGCACCTGAGCCCGCAGGATGTGCAGAAGCTCGGCATGGCAATGTCCAAGCTGCGCCAGGTGACGCGCGAACAAATCGCCGAAGTGATGGAAGAATTCCGCCTTGAAACAGAGCAGTTCTCTGCGCTCAACCTGGATTCCAGCGGCTACATACGGGCCGTCCTCAACAAGGCTCTGGGCAGCGACCGCGCCGCCAGCCTGATCGAAGACATCCTCGAATCCGGCAACAATTCCACCAACGGCATCGATACCCTGAACTGGCTGGAAGCCAATGAAGTGGCCGAGCTGATCCGCGACGAACATCCGCAGATCATCGCTACCCTGCTGGTGCACCTGGACCGCAGCAAGGCGTCCGAGGTGCTGGAGCTGTTCACCGAACGCCTGCGGCACGACGTGATCCTGCGCGTCGCCACCTTCGGCGGCGTACAGCCGGCGGCGCTCAGCGAACTGACCGACGTGCTGTCCGGCCTGCTGTCCGGCCAGGGCGTCAAACGCAGCCGCCTGGGCGGCGTCAGGGCGGCGGCGGAAATCCTCAACCTGATGAGCAGCACCCAGGAAGAAAGCGTGATCCAGCATGTGCGCGAGCACGACGGCGACCTGGCGCAGCGGATCATCGACGAAATGTTCCTGTTCGAGAACCTGCTGGAAATCGAAGACCGCGGCATCCAGCTGCTGCTCAAGGAAGTCGAATCGGAATCCCTCATCATCGCGCTCAAGGGAGCGGCGCCGGAACTGCGCGAAAAATTCCTGCGCAACATGTCGCAGCGCGCCGCCGAAATGCTGCGCGAAGACCTGGAAGTGCGCGGCCCGGTCAGGGTCTCGCAAGTCGAGGGCGAGCAGAAAAACATCCTGCAGATCGTCAGGCGCCTGGCCGATTCCGGCGAAATCGTGATCGGCGGCCAGGGCAACGATGCTTATGTCTGA
- the fliF gene encoding flagellar basal-body MS-ring/collar protein FliF — MNAAVTGANLAGDRKPPLLEQLRANPKLPLIIGASFALAAIAAFWLWSRAPDYRVLYSNLSDRDGGAIIASLQQMNIPYKFADGGGAVLVGADQVHEARLRLASQGLPKGGSVGFELMDNQKFGVSQFAEQVNYQRALEGELARSIESISAVEAARVHLALPKPSLFVRDQQKPSASVVLTLHRGRSIDDGQVSAIAHLVSSSVPELNAKNVTIVDQSGNLLSTPATGNRGLDASQLKYAQEIEQSYIRRIEAILQPIVGASNVRAQVAADIDFSTVEHTDEKYSPNQDPGKAAIRSQQSSDANQQGASPPGGVPGALSNQPPINPTAPLSTAQANQPGTAATQANPAAAAAGANAASNTARSGGSSSVRRDVTTNYEVDRSISHVQQAAGAVKRLSVAVVVNYRGTTNAQGKVAAQALPAAEMEQVKNLVKQAMGYSADRGDSVNVVNSQFAGDAPEPELPLWRQADNIELAKSVGKYLLLAIAALWLWFGLLRPLLRKHLQGPQRAGSAQAAAAVKAAADQSPEQLKLSEEARQRQADRHQDNLQHAQSLAEKDPRLVAMVIKNWMGNNE; from the coding sequence ATGAATGCTGCCGTAACCGGCGCCAACCTCGCCGGCGACAGGAAACCGCCGCTGCTGGAGCAGCTGCGCGCCAATCCGAAGCTGCCGCTGATCATCGGCGCCTCGTTTGCGCTGGCGGCCATCGCCGCATTCTGGCTATGGAGCCGAGCGCCTGACTATCGCGTCCTGTACAGCAATCTGTCGGACCGCGACGGCGGCGCCATCATCGCTTCGCTGCAGCAGATGAACATCCCCTACAAGTTCGCCGATGGCGGCGGCGCGGTGCTGGTCGGCGCCGACCAGGTGCACGAAGCGCGCTTGCGGCTGGCCTCGCAAGGTTTGCCCAAGGGCGGCTCGGTCGGTTTTGAGCTGATGGATAACCAGAAATTCGGCGTCAGCCAGTTTGCCGAGCAGGTCAACTACCAGCGCGCGCTGGAAGGCGAGCTGGCGCGTTCGATAGAATCGATTTCGGCGGTAGAAGCGGCGCGGGTCCACCTGGCCCTGCCTAAACCTTCGCTGTTTGTGCGCGACCAGCAGAAACCCAGCGCCTCGGTAGTGCTCACCCTGCATCGCGGACGCTCCATCGACGATGGCCAGGTCAGCGCCATCGCCCACCTGGTGTCAAGCAGCGTGCCGGAACTGAACGCCAAGAACGTCACGATAGTCGACCAGAGCGGCAACCTGCTCTCCACGCCGGCCACCGGCAACCGCGGCCTGGATGCGAGCCAGCTCAAGTATGCGCAGGAAATCGAACAGAGCTATATCCGCCGTATCGAAGCCATCCTGCAGCCGATCGTCGGCGCCAGCAATGTGCGCGCCCAGGTGGCGGCGGACATCGATTTTTCGACGGTCGAACATACCGACGAAAAATACAGTCCCAACCAGGATCCTGGCAAAGCCGCGATCCGCAGCCAGCAATCAAGCGACGCCAACCAGCAGGGAGCAAGCCCGCCGGGCGGCGTTCCGGGAGCCTTGTCGAACCAGCCGCCAATCAATCCGACCGCGCCTCTCAGCACGGCTCAGGCCAACCAGCCGGGAACGGCCGCCACACAGGCCAATCCGGCTGCGGCAGCCGCCGGCGCAAATGCTGCCAGCAACACTGCGCGCAGCGGCGGCTCCAGCAGCGTGCGGCGCGACGTCACCACCAACTATGAGGTGGACCGTTCGATCAGCCATGTGCAGCAAGCCGCCGGCGCCGTCAAACGGCTGTCGGTTGCGGTGGTGGTGAATTACCGCGGCACGACCAATGCCCAGGGCAAGGTAGCCGCGCAGGCGCTGCCGGCGGCCGAAATGGAACAGGTAAAAAACCTGGTCAAGCAAGCAATGGGCTACAGCGCCGACCGCGGCGACTCGGTGAATGTGGTGAACAGCCAGTTTGCCGGCGATGCGCCGGAGCCGGAACTACCGCTATGGCGTCAGGCCGACAACATCGAGTTGGCCAAGAGCGTCGGCAAGTATCTGCTGCTGGCGATCGCCGCCCTGTGGCTCTGGTTCGGCCTGCTGCGGCCGCTGCTGCGCAAACACCTGCAGGGACCGCAACGGGCCGGATCGGCGCAAGCCGCGGCAGCCGTCAAGGCCGCCGCAGACCAGTCGCCAGAGCAGCTCAAACTGAGCGAAGAAGCAAGGCAGCGCCAGGCTGACCGCCATCAGGACAACCTGCAGCATGCACAGAGCCTGGCCGAGAAAGATCCGCGCCTGGTCGCCATGGTAATCAAGAACTGGATGGGCAACAATGAGTGA
- a CDS encoding flagellar brake protein — protein MEQGASYLLQDAADIESILRELERQNSSMSMRRLGGGESVATRLVAVALAHDIFIHAGDADGSGAHYMPGDLLCFDGALDGAGVRFVTSAARNSVSPWPTALAAALPTCIAYFPHQKFIRIGVQPVEACVVRAKRRDGNDFVLDVHDLSARGIGLRSAYVSLQALPVGTVLPAAVLDFRSSGRLLVDLRVVFSRSVQAPDGVINHFGCYYVDLDQARQSLGGLLSA, from the coding sequence TTGGAACAAGGCGCTAGTTATCTGTTGCAGGATGCGGCTGATATCGAAAGTATTTTGCGCGAACTGGAGCGTCAGAACAGCAGCATGAGCATGCGCCGGCTGGGCGGCGGCGAGAGCGTCGCCACGCGTCTGGTGGCGGTGGCGCTGGCGCATGACATCTTTATCCACGCCGGCGACGCCGACGGCAGCGGCGCGCATTACATGCCGGGCGACCTGCTGTGTTTTGACGGCGCATTGGATGGGGCGGGAGTGCGTTTCGTGACCAGCGCCGCGCGCAACAGCGTCAGTCCGTGGCCGACGGCGCTGGCGGCGGCGCTGCCGACCTGCATTGCGTATTTCCCGCACCAGAAGTTTATCCGCATCGGCGTGCAGCCGGTGGAAGCCTGCGTAGTGCGCGCCAAGCGGCGCGACGGCAACGATTTTGTGCTCGATGTCCATGATTTGAGTGCACGCGGCATCGGCCTGCGCTCGGCTTATGTGTCGCTGCAGGCGCTGCCGGTAGGCACGGTGTTGCCGGCGGCGGTGCTGGATTTCCGTTCTTCCGGCCGGTTGCTGGTGGACCTGAGAGTGGTGTTCAGCCGCAGCGTGCAGGCGCCGGATGGCGTCATCAACCATTTCGGCTGTTATTACGTCGACCTCGACCAGGCCCGGCAGAGCCTGGGCGGCCTGTTGAGCGCCTAG
- a CDS encoding flagellar protein FlaG: MSNAINMDAASRTIPAESAAAAANDKAVKDTGAATRKPLESGDGKVPERSRIQSKIDEINRQLQLKAVSVQFQIDPGYKDVILKVVDQQDGKVVLQIPSEEVVRIAKVMDQMKGVLLEKTA; encoded by the coding sequence ATGTCGAATGCAATCAACATGGATGCTGCCAGCAGGACCATACCGGCCGAGAGCGCAGCTGCCGCCGCGAATGACAAGGCGGTCAAGGATACTGGCGCGGCTACGCGGAAGCCGCTAGAAAGCGGAGACGGCAAGGTGCCCGAGCGCTCCCGGATCCAGAGCAAGATTGACGAGATCAATCGCCAGTTGCAGCTGAAGGCGGTGAGCGTGCAGTTCCAGATCGATCCCGGCTACAAGGATGTGATACTGAAAGTGGTAGACCAGCAGGACGGCAAGGTGGTCTTGCAGATCCCCAGCGAAGAAGTGGTGCGGATCGCCAAGGTGATGGACCAGATGAAGGGTGTATTGCTTGAAAAGACCGCATAG
- the fliE gene encoding flagellar hook-basal body complex protein FliE produces MAISAIESVLQQLTATAQIAGSGAAASSGIAGGGFADEMKKSLERISNSQQHAAGQAEAFELGKPGVSLNDVMIDLQKANVGFQMGLQVRNRVVAAYQEIMNMPA; encoded by the coding sequence ATGGCGATATCGGCGATCGAATCGGTATTACAGCAATTGACGGCGACGGCGCAAATCGCCGGCAGCGGCGCCGCGGCAAGCAGCGGCATCGCCGGCGGCGGTTTCGCCGACGAGATGAAAAAGTCGCTGGAGCGCATCAGCAACAGCCAGCAGCATGCAGCCGGCCAGGCTGAAGCATTCGAGCTGGGCAAGCCCGGCGTGTCGCTGAATGACGTGATGATTGATTTGCAAAAGGCGAACGTCGGTTTCCAGATGGGACTGCAAGTGCGTAACCGGGTGGTTGCCGCTTATCAGGAAATCATGAACATGCCTGCTTGA
- the fliH gene encoding flagellar assembly protein FliH — protein sequence MSDSAHADSRRRQPKPQMSAWQRWEMADMQLAADAADAEAPAATATLAAEPALAELEPKLLIDETELQRLRQQAQEDGASEGLRQGHAEGWQDGYRAGLEIAQNEATCLRALSLAMPDALRQAEKELADDLLTLALDIAQQVVRQALALEPQLILAAVRELLQTEPALSGTPRLLLHADDMALVQQYLAEDLQAAGWLLRSDPAIMRGGCRVQASSGELDATLETRWQRVAAALGRNQVHP from the coding sequence ATGTCTGATTCCGCTCATGCCGATAGCCGCCGGCGCCAGCCAAAACCGCAGATGAGCGCCTGGCAGCGCTGGGAAATGGCGGACATGCAGCTGGCGGCTGACGCTGCCGATGCAGAAGCGCCAGCAGCAACGGCAACGCTTGCGGCCGAGCCGGCGCTGGCCGAACTGGAACCGAAACTGCTGATCGACGAAACCGAATTGCAGCGCCTGCGCCAACAGGCGCAAGAGGACGGCGCCAGCGAAGGCCTGCGGCAAGGCCACGCCGAAGGCTGGCAGGACGGTTACCGGGCCGGGCTGGAAATCGCACAAAACGAAGCCACATGCTTGCGCGCATTGAGCCTGGCCATGCCTGACGCCCTGCGCCAGGCGGAAAAGGAACTGGCCGACGATTTACTGACGCTGGCGCTGGATATTGCGCAGCAGGTGGTGCGCCAGGCGTTGGCGCTAGAACCGCAGCTGATCCTGGCCGCGGTGCGCGAGCTGCTGCAGACCGAACCGGCGCTGAGCGGTACGCCGCGCCTGTTATTGCATGCCGACGATATGGCGCTGGTGCAGCAGTACCTGGCGGAAGACCTGCAAGCCGCCGGCTGGCTGCTGCGCAGCGACCCTGCCATCATGCGCGGCGGCTGCCGGGTGCAAGCCAGCAGCGGCGAGCTGGATGCCACCCTGGAAACCCGCTGGCAGCGGGTGGCGGCTGCACTGGGCCGCAACCAGGTTCATCCATGA
- the fliI gene encoding flagellar protein export ATPase FliI: MSDSRDLAGAEPPAINRHLQAWRTTLGNASLGVGRSIPIRTYGRLTRAVGLVLEAVGLRLPVGSDCLIELPPGYAQRTTEAEVVGFAGDRLFLMPQTEVAGLLPGARVYPLETASAAGNGGAPAEPGSKRLPAGAGMLGRVVDAAGRPLDGLGPLDFSREVPLSAAPINPLARAPIDSVLDVGVRAINALLTVGRGQRMGLFAGSGVGKSVLLGMMARYTSAEVIIVGLIGERGREVKDFIENTLGVEGLARAVVVAAPADTSPLLRLQGAAYATSLAEYFRDQGKDVLLIMDSLTRYAMAQREIALAVGEPPATKGYPPSVFAKLPALVERAGNGARDASGKGGAITAFYTVLTEGDDQQDPIADAARAILDGHVVLSRSLAESGHYPAIDIEASISRAMTSLIEPGQFDAVRRFKQMLSRYQRNRDLISVGAYAAGHDLQLDKAIALYPKIEAFLQQGMAERAGYLEAVAQLEQLFQAD; the protein is encoded by the coding sequence ATGAGCGACAGCCGCGACCTGGCCGGCGCCGAGCCGCCCGCCATCAACCGCCATCTGCAAGCCTGGCGCACCACGCTTGGCAACGCCAGCTTAGGCGTCGGCCGCAGCATCCCGATCCGCACCTACGGACGCCTGACCCGGGCCGTCGGCCTGGTGCTGGAAGCGGTCGGTTTGCGGCTGCCGGTGGGCAGCGACTGCCTGATCGAACTGCCGCCGGGTTATGCGCAACGCACCACCGAAGCGGAAGTCGTCGGTTTTGCCGGCGACCGCCTGTTCCTGATGCCGCAAACCGAAGTCGCAGGCCTGCTGCCCGGAGCGCGCGTCTACCCGCTCGAAACCGCCTCCGCGGCCGGTAACGGCGGCGCACCGGCCGAACCTGGCAGCAAGCGCCTGCCGGCCGGCGCCGGCATGCTGGGACGGGTGGTGGACGCCGCCGGCCGGCCGCTGGACGGCCTCGGTCCTTTGGATTTCAGCCGCGAAGTGCCGCTCTCGGCGGCTCCCATCAATCCGCTGGCGCGTGCGCCTATCGACAGCGTGCTGGACGTCGGCGTGCGCGCCATCAACGCCCTGCTCACTGTCGGCCGCGGCCAGCGCATGGGCCTGTTCGCCGGCTCCGGCGTCGGCAAGAGCGTGCTGCTCGGCATGATGGCGCGCTACACCAGCGCCGAAGTGATCATCGTCGGCCTGATCGGCGAACGCGGCCGCGAAGTCAAGGATTTCATCGAAAACACCCTGGGCGTGGAAGGACTGGCGCGTGCGGTGGTGGTCGCCGCCCCGGCCGACACCTCGCCACTGCTGCGCTTGCAGGGCGCCGCCTATGCCACCTCGCTGGCGGAATACTTCCGCGACCAGGGCAAGGATGTCTTGCTGATCATGGATTCGCTCACGCGTTACGCCATGGCCCAGCGCGAGATCGCGCTGGCGGTGGGCGAGCCGCCGGCCACCAAAGGATATCCGCCCTCGGTGTTCGCCAAGCTGCCGGCACTGGTGGAACGCGCCGGCAACGGCGCCCGCGACGCCAGCGGCAAGGGTGGCGCGATCACCGCCTTCTATACCGTGCTGACCGAGGGCGACGACCAGCAGGACCCGATTGCAGACGCCGCCCGCGCGATCCTCGACGGCCACGTGGTGCTGTCGCGCAGCCTGGCCGAATCCGGCCACTACCCGGCCATCGACATCGAAGCCTCGATCAGCCGCGCCATGACTTCGCTGATCGAGCCGGGCCAGTTCGATGCGGTGCGGCGCTTCAAGCAGATGTTGTCGCGCTACCAGCGCAACCGCGACCTGATCAGCGTCGGCGCCTATGCCGCCGGACACGACCTGCAGCTGGACAAGGCGATTGCGCTGTATCCGAAAATCGAAGCCTTTTTG